In the genome of Eublepharis macularius isolate TG4126 chromosome 10, MPM_Emac_v1.0, whole genome shotgun sequence, the window GAGTCAGGTTGGAGGTCCCCGATCCAAATTGCAGCCATAGGGCCTTGCATAGTGAGGCTGTGTTCAGCTGCATTTCTAAAATTGCAAATCCATTTTTCCAAAGAAAGCAGAAGTTGGTCATATTCTAGTCAACCAGCAGTATGTAACTTCGtgctactcagagccaagctgcaagtgacgcctgacacaggttggacacttgtcagcttccctcaagttttgatgggaaatgtaggcgtcctggtctcgcagcttggctctccgactgctgtccaatggacttttcaactgtcacttgtccgacattccaccaagctgcctacatttccgatcaaaacttgagggaagctgaccagtgtccaactagtgtcaggcatcacttgtagtttggcactCAGAGAATGAATTTCTTTTGTGGGCACAAGCCCACCATAACTGGTCACGACCCATCGCTGCCGTCGATGCTTGTATCTACTGAACCTCATTCAGTAGCTTTGGATGGAAGTCACGACTGACTGTTGGTAGATTGTGCCCACCGTTTTCCAGCAAATTTCCCACATAAATTAAGAACATTACTGGTAAAAATAGAAACAACATCTCTGTTTTCAAGTGTTTTTCACGCTTGGCAAATGtgcagcttccatttttttggtggaGGTGTTATATTTTGAACTGAATCCCCTAGCTAAATAGAGATTCTGCCAGAAACACCGAAGAAATAAATAGCGTAAAGTGGAACTTCTCATTTCCAAAGTCCTTTTCAGTCTACATTGCATTTGCCTACATGACTTTTTCGGTTATATAactaatactctaaccactggtCTGCATGGCCTCTTGGCTCTGTCTTGAAAGCTGAAATGTTTAGGGCATGACAgccttcgttttttaaaaaaataactgtaCAGAGTACAGATTGCATATTCATGAGCAGGAAGGTGTCACAAGGTCAATGTGCAAGCTGTCGATGGTGTACTTAAGGGAAGGTCAGCAGCTGGAAGCCCCTAGGCCAAATCCAGGCCCTTGAAAGAtgctacctccccctcccccatttgcaACACTAGAGGCAAACACACTGCGGAGAAGTCATGACTTAGGAACAGAACATGCTGTCAGAGGGCTTTGCAGGCTGGCGCATGAAATGCTGACCTACCACATCGCCACTTGTCTTATATTGAAAGCCCAGAGGTTTAGGGCAAgcatcagccagtttggtgtagtggttaagagtgtaggactttaatctggagagctgagtttgattccccactcctccgcttgaagccagctgggtgaccttgggtcagtcacttaagaacggcaggactctaatctggagaaccgggtttgattcccctctcctccgcttgaagccagctgggtgaccttgggctagtcacagctctctggagctctctcagccccacccacctcacagggtgtgttgttgtggggataataatggcatactttgtaaacccctctgagtgggcattaggttgtcctgaagggcagtatataaatcgaatgttgttgttgttgttattagggcttttttccagcgggaacgtggtggaatggagttccagcacttcttaaaaatgttttcatggctggtggccccgctggggtggggccactggccatgaaACCATTTTcagtgagggcaacccactgagttccaccacctcttttcccagaaaaaaaccctggttgttattattgttgttgttgttctcctaATTGGGGCCTCCAAAAGAACTAGTTGCTGACCAAGGGTGCCATTTTTGCACCAATGCTGAAATAATGTCACCTAATACTGTAAACGGGAAAAATTAAACCAAGTCAGCTTAACCACTCCTGATACTTGTTTTCCAGGTACCTGGGAATTACCCGGCCTTTGACGTACCCCGTAAGACAAGATGGGAAGCTAATGGCCAAGATGGTTTTCATTGTCTGGCTTCTGTCTGCCTCCATCACTCTCCCTCCTCTGTTTGGCTGGGCTAAGAACATCACCGTGGAGAGGGTCTGCCTCATCAGCCAGGACTTTGGTTACACCGTCTATTCCACCGGCGTCGCCTTCTACATCCCTATGACGGTCATGCTAGTGATGTACAACAGGATCTACAAGGCGGCCAAAGCGAGTGCTGAGAAGCATCGGTTCATGGACCTCCCCAGGCAGCATGACCAAGACGGGGCTTACTGCATCGAGGTGGGCGTCCGGGGCCAGCACAGCGCCAAGCGGGACAAGGCGGTGGAGGAGTGTGCTACCTTGTCCAAACTTCTCCGCCACGACCGCAAGAACATTTCCATCTTCAAGAAGGAGCAGAAAGCAGCCAGGACTCTAGGCATCATTGTCGGGGCCTTTACCTTTTGTTGGCTTCCCTTCTTCTTGATGTCCACCGCCAGACCTTTCATCTGTGGCAGTCAGTGCAGCTGTATGCCGCTGAGGCTGGAGAGGACCCTCCTTTGGCTGGGCTACACCAACTCTCTTATCAACCCCTTGATCTACGCACTCTTCAACCGAGACCTGAGGACTACTTTCTGGAGCCTGCTGAGGTGCAACTACCGCAACATCAACAGGAGGCTGTCTGCTGCAAGCATGCACGAGGCCTTGAAAGCCACAGAGAAGCATGAGTGCATACTTTAAGACATCAGACCGTTCTGACTCTTCCTTTCAAAGATGCTGACGTTGCTGTGCACTCGCTCCTGGAGGCAGCCTCTTATTGCTTCCCTAAAAACATAGACTGGGACGGGGTTCTCAATCTAGAGATAATCTCCCTAAGTTTCCTTTTAATATCAGGGACGGTTACCAGCCCACAAAAGTATTTATTGTTCtgattatgttatttatttatgatgcAGATAGGGAGAAAAATGAGAACCAACTCTCTTGTGATTTGCAAGAACTTTTCTGCATGATTACCAGCAGATTGCTTAGATTCGCCATAGGTGAACACCAGGAAAGTAACTATATAATTTGCTCTCCTATAACAGACACACGGATGGTGGTTCCCTGGTAATGTCTACTCTGGTTCTTagccaggaaggaaaggaagcaaAGCAATAACTGGGGAAAGTGGATGTGTATCCTCAGCCAGCTTTCAGTATCCAAGAGGCAAGGAAGTGATCTAGTAAGGAAATAGCATATTTCATGGATGCATCAGTGCAAGATCTGAATTGCACTATTGTGATAACTAGAGTAATCATTTTCAGTGCTTTTGAGTACATAAAGCATCCCACATACCTAGAAACAGTAATCCTGTtcagtcagtattattattcctATAGTGGAGTGAGGCCACCTGATGAATTTGTGGTTTGAACCTCAGCGTTCACAGCTTCTGTGCGGAGCTCTGTGCGTTCTTTGACTGTGTCAAGTACAGTGAGTGTAGTGTTTTGAATGCCAAATTCAGCATCCCACGAATTCTGTTTATAaacaaaagcaagtttctagccctgattagacatgggcacaaacagcattatgaacagaaaaaaacaacgaacagcctaatctgctgttcttgaacaagctgtttgtgaggccccatcctaaacgaacaggtggacgttgcaagcctcattcgttgccttcggctGCTATtctgcaagccagacagtctggcacctggagggagggagggactgaactctgtctgaactccttctggctttaacccttcaaagtacttccagcagagagtcccatttttgccactgtgaagagaaaatgacagccaaggggagacccatggatcatgcctttcctggggtgcaatctctctgaaacagtgaggactatgtcccctgcaaatttggtgggtattggacattgggaaggtcagtttgtgggatgtttaaagggccctttccaaggcgcagggccctttaaacatccaagggccctgctccttggaaagggccctgctccttggaaagggccctttaaactatcagctggcaggcggcaggggggaatcccccctgccgcctgccagctgatagtttaaagagatctttaaagggccaggtaagtgggtttgatgggaggggggctaagtggaggAGTTTTTGGGGTGGTGTGGTTCTGGCCCTCACGaccaacgaacatgtccgggaacagtccatgttcatccatgttcgttgttcgttgttcatggatggcaccgaatgacaaacagggttcagggttttttttccattcgtgcccatttctagtcctgATGGAATTATCTGGGCCAATGTGCCTAGCAGCAGCCAGAACAGACCAAGGAAGATTTCAAGAGGACAATAGGAGACAGTTGGATTGCAAGCAGAGAGCCAAAGGAAGTCCGAATCAATGACCAACCCAACCTTTGCCTCTGTAGAACAGACCCCGAACCATTATTTAAAAGTCTTCGCTGAGCCTCAAATGGAGCAGATCCCCACCCCACAAACCAGttcaaaaaaaaagtttgattAATGTGACCTGGCATTTGGAGGTATTATAAAGGGCCAATTGGAGCACATAAGGATCCTATCAgtaaaagggtttttaaaaatcatttgggTTTTATGTAAGGCTTCTGTTCTCTGTGCTTTTAAAGATGTGAAAAACAGAGTTTATTACAAGCTATTTTTCTCCCCATGCGATGCGTACACACATTCCGATctgcaagcacacacacaaacagacagGCACACAAGGATGCTTTTCAAAAAGAATTGGGAGAAGGGACAAAAGAAGAAGTTTAACTTAATTTTCTTTTGGgggtcattccccccccctcatccGGTGATTGTTAAGTATCCATGACACTTCATTAAACGCATATGCCCAGTGGCACAAAAACTTAGTACCTACAGCACCAAATGTTTCCCACAACCCATTAGAATAAACTCTAAAACAAAGAATTGCTGTTTTAAGGGTTAAGGGGAAGTTACTCCACTGTAATAAAAAGCATTCAAATTAAAGACAACATACTACTAATTCACAGTTTCGTGTTCTGGTGATTTTTATTCCATGCCTTCCCCCGGGGAACTTTGAGGTTATAAACAAGACCCATTCAACTGTTCTATTCCACGTCCCATTGTAATGGGAATCATAGTTAAGAATTTCCCTTGTAAACTGGTTTCCAAAACACGTGCTGGCTTGAACTGGGACGCCACGGGCACACTTTCGGACACGGCTGGAACATTCCAAGCAAAAACATCTCACACTTTGCTTCTCTGATTACGTTTTCTTAGAATTTCTCTAATGCTATACTACAGCTCTCAAGCCACTGTTCAGTGCCTCTGGAATTCTGTAACCTTTCGGTAGTTTATCTGTCTGTCTTCTCCTGTGCTTTCATTGGGTTTTGAGTGACTCAGTTTCCCAATCGCAgactggaactttcctgcctctctctTCCCACTGCAACCCACTGACCTCTACAAAATGTTTCTCTTGGGGGAGAGAAGACCCTAAGGAAAGGGTATGAAGGGTATCTGCAGGAGGAAaagggaattggtagaaattgcCATTACAGTCTGAATCAAGTCTATCCTGCCTAATAGATACTGTGGaggtgcagaaataaaaacatagaaagaataaactttttaaaatctctctgtAAGTGACCATAATAAAGCTGCCTTTTATGGAGTTAGATGAATGGTGCTCCCCAGCTCTGTGTAGTCCACTATCTAAGCACCAGTTTACCCACAGTCTTTGAAAACCTGGGTACTTGaggtcttttaactggaggtgttgAGAATTGTCAATAAAAGTACACAGGTATGAAGGAAGACACAGTTGGAAGTGGAGAAAAATGGAATACATCCAAATGACctctacaaaataaaaaattatgatAGTAATAAAAAGTGCACCCAAAAAATCACATATCCAATATTCATACAAAATGAAAACATGCATCAAATAATATAGGAGCACTGGCATCAAAAGACTGACCTTGTCCACTGCTTTGGGTGGGGCACGAATTTGTCTAGAgcagcggtatataagcacagttgttattattataataagaaGATACCTAGGAGGACTGGAACAATAAGGACTAGAATGACATTTGCTAGCCAGTTGTTTTGATATACGATGATCAgagccatattaacccatggttgggcccctaggctttcaggtatttcagggcccctccggcacttcagtctttcaccccaccacagctgacagcctgagctTGGTACGGGAGGTGCTAGATCGTAGTACGtagccctgtatccattttgagggtctcctgaagaattctattcacagagTACAAAGAGCCTTTAACTAGTGGAGCACTAGGGTGtaggtaacagtgcctcagcgcaaaaaaaaaaaaaaaaattacgggCCCCTAGTCCCCTAGTGAGCCCTTAGGCTTCAACCTAGttggccttatgaataatacagcattcctctctgtttttctgtctcCTTATTACCAACCGTTGTATTGAAAACCTCTTATAATGAGACTGCCAGAAAACACATGACTGTGAGTATAGAATTCACTTCTCATGAAATTCAAGGTCTGAGCTCTTTTGTGAGAGCTCAGTCATGTACGGACATGTTTTTTTCATATTGCATGACTTACGAGGTACTGGATGTAatatgatttttttcctgtttacacAACTTTTATTACATTCTTAATTTTTACTTTGTGGGTGTCAGTTGGACTTATTTTATTCTTCTCCACTTTCACTGTGTCTcccttagagagccagtttggtgtagtggttaagagcggcgggactctaatctggagaaccgggtttgattccccactcctccatttgaagccagctgggtgaccttggctcagtcacagctctctcagagttctctcaaccccacccacctcacagggtgtttgttgtggggataataatgacatactttgtaaactgctctgactgggcattaagttgtcctgaagagtagtatataaattgaatgttaatgttaatttaataataacaatggcattctatttatacactgcccttcaggacaacttaatgccacactcagagcagtttatcatccccacagcaatcaccccaTAAAGTGGGTAGTattgagagtagggttgccagcctccaggtggtagctggagatctcccagaatgacaactgatatccaggccgtagagaccagttcccctggagaaaatggctgctttgaaggatggtcTCTATGACATTGTGCCCTAATAAGGTCCCTCCCCTACCCAAAatttgccctttccaggctccatcccccaactctccaggaatttcctaacctggagctggcaatcctagatgaGAGAGCTCATCTGGGTActtgacccacggtcacccagctggcttcaagcggaggagtggggaatcaaacctggctctccagattagagtcctgccgctcttaagtgactgacccaaggtcacccagctggcttcaagcggaggagtggggaatcaaacctggctctccagattagagtcctgccgctcttaagtgactgccccaaggtcacccagctggcttcaagtggaggaatggggaatcaaacctggctctccagattagagtcctgccgctcttaagtgactgacccaaggtcacccagctggctttcaagtggagcagtggggaatcaaacctggctctccagattagagtcctgccactcttaaccacgacaccaaactggctgagggTACTTATTTTGTTGGCATATTGGAAggatagtttttttcttttttcttggtgTTGAgggttgaacttgggaccttccgcatgTAACGCATCTGTTCTCCAAGCTCTCAGTCTTCCCCATAGCATCTCTGCGTCACAACCAGCTACTAATATAACGAGGAACTATTTCCTGCAGTGACATATGGAAAGGAAGTAGAGACGGTGACTCCAGTTTCCACCTTCTCTGGTTTTATGAGGCTACATAAAACTTCAATAGCAAACAAAGACAAACAAAGGAATCATTGTGGACTGAAGTCCTATTCTTTGCAGAGCTCTTGCCTTCAAAGGAGGAatacttgctcttttctccttagGAATATTCAGCGTACTGCTGGGTTGGATTCAGGCTGCCAAGTCCTCTAGTTTGGTTGagatgggttgccaactcccttcTCTGCAACATCTCTCCAGCCTTCTGATTGGGATATAAGGGCTTAGGGCCCTCTGTTTGTActtattaaagagtccagtagcacctttaagactaaccaaccttaagtcaagtcaaacaaacaaaccaatttttattgtagcataagctttcgagaaccacagctctcttcgtcagatgcatctgacgaagagagctgtggttctcgaaagcttatattacaataaagtgggttaaaggtgctactggactctttactgtttgcaactacagacgaacatggctaactcctctggatttgtttgtacttgtatctgaggaagggagttttggctctcaaaagcttataccctggaaattgtgttggtctttaaagtgctacaagaCTCAAATTTGCACCTCTAGCCTAGGGCTGTGATACCATGGGATACAGAACTCAGACTCACGTGTTTTCTCAAGCAATTTTGCAAGATTCCCATAGGgtttgaggggtggggggtggagagctAAAATACTATGTCAAGCCTTTGGCAGAATCCTTTCCTGTACACCCAGCACTGTGAGAGGGAAGAGATTGTTGAGCATGTTGACAATTTGTCTTTTGTCTGTTTGGTACATAATACATATAAATTTTCCGTTTAATCCACTGCAGATgccttctttctccttcccccccccacaccccccctTTTAAATCTTGTATATCTGCAAGGGAGAAAATATTAGagtgtttccccccctcccttctctacaAATTGTTCTCTCTGCTGTGCATGCTAAAGATTAACATGGCACCGTAATGCTTGCATAAAAGGACTTTTTTTGTCACTATGCAAATCACCCTGTCCAGGGAAGCTGGTAATGTTCTTCTGCCTTCCATCTGCTCTGTGAAAGGAACAGTCTGTGGTTTCCTTCGGTGGAACAATAAAAACAGGCCCAAGTGACAAAGCAATTAAGCCGAGCTTGTGAAAAGGTTGCTAGTTGACTTGGCCATGGCCCTGCGCTGGAGCTCGGGACCATATCCTTTAAGCATGAGACAGTGGAGGCTGACTGGGTGTGAACACACAAAGCTCCCTTATACTGAATCTGAccttttggtccatcaaggtcagcattgtctattctgactggcagaaaCTCACCACAACGtcgggcagagatctttcacatctttcctacctgattcttttaactgctgATGATGGCAATTGAGCagcgtggcgcagagtggtaagatgtagtactgcagcccaagctctgctcacacctagagatggacacgaaccaaaatgtgacccaaaattaagcacgaatcagggcggttcatggttcgcgaccttgcagttcgtcagatcccatttctgacaaaccaccacaaactttagcctggttcgttttttggttcgtcactgcagacagcctggtgccaatcaatcagtttccttggcaacaggggatggacttcctgcagaccttctgctgacccagaagtgaatttctgctggcctcaaagtgaacttctgctgacccagaagtgatgattttctgacctggatgtgatgttttcacgaaccaaatgaaccggttcgcgaaccaggggcaggttcgtgaaagttcgtggttcatggttcgtgaaatttgacgaaccatgaaccacatggttgggtttttttccggttcgtgcccatctctactcacgacctgagtttgatcctggcgaaagctgggttcaagtagctggctcaaggctgactcagccttccatccttccgaggtcggtaaaatgagtacccagtttccggggggtaaagtgtagatgactggggaaggcaatggcaaaccacccctaacaaaagtctgccaagaaaatgttacaatgtgacgtccccccataggtcagtaatgactcagtgcttgcacagtgggactacctttacctttacctgatggcaattgaacctgggactttcggcatgccaagtagatgctcatAGCCCCTGCCCAATATATGTGTGCACTAACTGGGCACCGTTGCAAAGCCGTACCTTCTGTCTGCTCCTTGGAGATCCACCACCCCTGTCCTTGAAAGTTTAGGAAAGCTCTATTGGATCATTGGGAGGTGAGATTCATGAAAGGATCAAAAAGGCTCTATAGAAGTATTGTCCAGGAGGGAGGAGGTGTGAGTAAAACTGGGGTGAATCAAAAAGATAAAGAAAGACACTGTTGGAGGTCTGTTTAGAAGAACTGTAGAGTATTGGCTCACTTCCCACGAGAGCTCCATTCCAATGCTACTTGACCTGGGATAATGGAGACAAGAGGAAGTCTACTTTGACCTTTGTCTCTAGGGTGAACTGGCCCCTTTATGGTACCAGGACAATTCTCCATGGGCTCTGTCCTGGGGGACCAGGAACAAGCAGAACTGAGACTCAGAAGCCCTGGCAGAACTGCAGGGGAATATTCAGCTTGGACCCCAGCTTGGACCCGGCTGGCAGTGGTGTGGGAGGAAATTACAAATCCAAGCCAAGCAGCCCGGGGAGCTGCTTTTCAGAGTGACATGCTAGGACATTTTAATGGTATGCATACCATTTGCACAACTTTACAGCTACCGTTACACATCGCAGAGATCTCTATAGACTATTCAGTTTGTGAAAGCTTTTCACAGCTTATTGAACTACATTATCAAAAGCAATGAGGAGTTAGTTTAACAGCCTTCACGTGGTGCTtcggtttctttttcttttctttttcacaccGTAGTCCTTTGTTGTTGTTTCAGCAATTTTAATGGCCTGATCTGGCTAACTGTTACTGTTCCAGTGTCACAGGGAAGGAATTTCACCTCCTTCCCAGTTGCAACTGCATACTGCTATGATCTCAGGTCCATACAGGTCCCTGCAAACGGCTTGCCTCGTCTTTCTTGGATGGAgctctcctttttctccagccTGAGAGGAAGGCCTGGATCCTcacataaacaacaacaactactacattcgatttatgtaccgcccttcaggacaacttaaagcccactcagagcagtttacaaagtatgccattattatccccacaacaaaacaccctgtgaggtgggtggggctgagagagctccagagagctgtgactgacccaaggtcacccagctggcttcaagaggaggagtgaggaatcaaacctggttctctagattacagtcctactgctcttaaccactacaccaaactggcaagagtGCGTATGGGATGTATTACTAAGAGGGCTGCTGTGAAGAACAGCCATGGCCACTTCTGAGGGGCTGATGG includes:
- the LOC129337140 gene encoding 5-hydroxytryptamine receptor 7-like; translation: MLIRIGPNQFLEQHLLVVEDVQRGYPTCKSIPAPFMTEGPSKPTDPDWPPSNVTNSTDCGEDILLYGDTEKVVIGTVLSVITLLTIAGNSLVIISVCIVKKLRQPSNYLVVSLAAADLSVAFAVMPFVIITDLVGGEWLFGEVFCNVFIAMDVMCCTASIMTLCVISVDRYLGITRPLTYPVRQDGKLMAKMVFIVWLLSASITLPPLFGWAKNITVERVCLISQDFGYTVYSTGVAFYIPMTVMLVMYNRIYKAAKASAEKHRFMDLPRQHDQDGAYCIEVGVRGQHSAKRDKAVEECATLSKLLRHDRKNISIFKKEQKAARTLGIIVGAFTFCWLPFFLMSTARPFICGSQCSCMPLRLERTLLWLGYTNSLINPLIYALFNRDLRTTFWSLLRCNYRNINRRLSAASMHEALKATEKHECIL